A portion of the Actomonas aquatica genome contains these proteins:
- a CDS encoding efflux transporter outer membrane subunit codes for MTPPLCSLSPVLLALASVAFVAGCTVGPTAERPTLPTPPPEAFVNAPAPAPEPTPSAPAMTRWWTQIDDPAFAGLVDTLLAANLNLQQATERVTQARERLNATRGGNLAALSAGADARRAFTTNAAGDRVYTETYAADLNVSWTLDLFGSRRRAIEAGTATFLSAAAEQEALSHALIAQLLNRRVAIAVNQRLLELARENASNRELLQDLVSRRYELGASGATASDVYLAAENVSTVQADVPLYQRQLAAELYQLDVLLGRTPGTTAPTPRDFPLLTPPAAPAPPVPAALLDRRPDLRASELRARAATANVGIALADLYPQLTLGGSIGVAGPELDDLFSTDQLVGSLLGSITQRLFAGGALRANLRLQESAARELAAAYANDVLDALREVETALQADRELDRQLAAQTRSLEALRAAERLAAERYRSGLQPLQSYLDTQQRRYRTEQAWLLTQQARWTARVNLHLALGGTWFDPEP; via the coding sequence ATGACCCCGCCGCTTTGCTCGCTTTCGCCGGTCCTCCTCGCGCTCGCCTCCGTGGCCTTCGTCGCGGGCTGCACCGTCGGCCCCACCGCCGAACGCCCCACCCTGCCGACGCCGCCACCCGAGGCCTTCGTCAACGCGCCGGCACCGGCCCCCGAGCCCACACCCTCCGCCCCCGCCATGACCCGTTGGTGGACGCAGATCGACGACCCGGCCTTCGCCGGCTTGGTCGACACCCTGCTCGCGGCCAACCTCAACCTCCAGCAGGCCACCGAGCGCGTCACCCAAGCCCGCGAGCGCCTCAACGCCACCCGTGGCGGCAACCTCGCCGCGCTCTCCGCCGGCGCCGACGCCCGCCGCGCCTTCACCACCAACGCCGCCGGCGACCGCGTTTACACCGAAACCTACGCCGCCGATCTCAACGTTTCCTGGACTCTCGACCTCTTCGGCAGCCGCCGCCGCGCCATCGAGGCCGGCACCGCCACCTTCCTCTCCGCCGCCGCCGAGCAGGAGGCGCTCTCCCACGCGCTCATCGCCCAACTGCTCAACCGCCGCGTCGCCATCGCCGTCAACCAACGCCTGCTCGAGCTCGCCCGCGAAAACGCGTCCAACCGCGAGCTGCTCCAGGATCTCGTGAGCCGCCGCTACGAACTCGGCGCGAGCGGCGCCACCGCCAGCGACGTTTACCTCGCCGCCGAAAACGTCTCCACCGTCCAGGCCGACGTCCCGCTCTACCAACGCCAGCTCGCCGCCGAGCTCTACCAACTCGACGTCTTGCTCGGCCGCACGCCCGGCACCACCGCGCCCACCCCGCGCGACTTCCCGCTGCTCACGCCGCCCGCCGCCCCCGCGCCGCCCGTGCCCGCCGCCCTGCTCGACCGCCGCCCCGACCTGCGCGCCTCCGAGCTGCGCGCCCGCGCCGCCACCGCCAACGTCGGCATCGCCCTCGCCGACCTCTATCCGCAGCTCACCCTCGGCGGCTCGATCGGCGTCGCCGGCCCCGAACTCGACGACCTGTTTTCGACCGACCAACTCGTCGGCTCCCTCCTCGGCAGCATCACCCAACGGCTCTTCGCCGGCGGGGCCCTGCGCGCCAATCTCCGCCTGCAGGAATCCGCCGCCCGCGAGCTCGCCGCCGCCTACGCTAACGACGTGCTCGACGCCCTCCGCGAAGTCGAAACCGCCCTCCAGGCCGACCGCGAACTCGACCGCCAGCTCGCCGCTCAAACCCGTTCGCTGGAGGCCCTGCGCGCCGCCGAACGCCTGGCCGCCGAGCGTTACCGCAGCGGACTGCAACCGCTGCAGTCTTACCTCGACACCCAGCAACGCCGCTACCGCACCGAGCAGGCCTGGCTGCTCACCCAACAAGCCCGCTGGACCGCCCGCGTAAACCTCCACCTCGCCCTCGGCGGCACCTGGTTCGACCCCGAACCCTGA
- a CDS encoding CerR family C-terminal domain-containing protein gives MVSTNDRVEESATPPTDRRERRGCRTRQALVEAGLELFGEYGLKGTTTRMLCEATGANVAAINYHFGNKDGLYLAVIDYIIGRLQAHIRPTAEALVTEVSAANNDPAAARRALLRLLDHLADLMVQSEEIRLWALIIVREQSRPTPAFDHIYDQCFKRVQSKLLFLLGTATGIDPTSNEAKIRVHAFFGQILGFAVSRESLLRTLGTPALTPALVTSIRQVLHANVEACLNLPVLADADTDSAAATPSSSASPSPAASA, from the coding sequence ATGGTCTCCACCAACGATCGTGTTGAGGAATCCGCCACGCCGCCGACGGATCGCCGGGAGCGGCGCGGGTGTCGCACGCGACAGGCGCTCGTCGAGGCCGGACTGGAGTTGTTCGGCGAATACGGCCTGAAGGGCACCACCACCCGCATGCTCTGCGAGGCCACCGGAGCCAACGTCGCCGCCATCAATTACCACTTCGGCAACAAGGACGGCCTCTACCTCGCCGTGATCGATTACATCATCGGTCGCCTCCAAGCCCACATCCGCCCGACCGCCGAGGCCCTCGTCACCGAGGTCTCCGCCGCCAACAACGATCCCGCCGCCGCGCGCCGCGCCTTGCTGCGCCTGCTCGATCACCTCGCCGATCTCATGGTGCAGTCCGAGGAGATCCGCCTCTGGGCGCTCATCATCGTGCGCGAGCAATCCCGCCCGACCCCGGCCTTCGATCACATCTACGACCAGTGCTTCAAACGGGTGCAGTCGAAGCTCCTCTTCCTACTCGGCACCGCCACCGGCATCGATCCCACCAGCAACGAAGCCAAAATCCGCGTGCACGCCTTCTTCGGCCAAATCCTCGGCTTCGCCGTCAGCCGCGAAAGCCTCCTGCGCACGCTCGGCACTCCGGCTCTCACCCCGGCGCTCGTCACCTCCATCCGCCAGGTGCTCCACGCCAACGTCGAGGCCTGCCTCAACCTGCCCGTGCTTGCCGACGCCGACACCGACTCCGCTGCCGCTACCCCGTCCTCTTCCGCCTCCCCTTCTCCTGCCGCATCCGCATGA